In the genome of Microbacterium endophyticum, one region contains:
- a CDS encoding SDR family oxidoreductase, with product MIRDQYTFTNPVDLYSDIEPSAQHQQEPGLDAELSPRADLGEQTYRGTGRLTGRKALITGADSGIGAATAIAYAREGADVALSYLPEEQEDADRIAAFVRDAGRIAVLLPGDIRDHTFAEKLVEDAAKGLGGLDILVNNAGKQVWNDDLETLTDDQFESTFTTNVFAMFWISKAALKHLVPGSTIINTTSVQAYKPAGILVDYASTKATINAFTKALAEQLAPKGIRVNAVAPGPIWTPLQVTDGQPQDKIENFGAETALGRMGQPAELAPAYVFLASAESSYVVGETLNVNGGMPTP from the coding sequence GTCCGCGCAGCACCAGCAAGAGCCGGGGCTCGATGCTGAGCTCTCGCCGCGAGCTGATCTGGGAGAGCAGACCTACCGCGGCACGGGCCGCCTCACTGGCCGAAAGGCTCTGATTACCGGTGCCGACTCCGGCATCGGTGCAGCGACGGCAATCGCCTATGCGCGAGAGGGTGCCGACGTCGCGCTGAGCTACCTGCCCGAAGAGCAAGAGGATGCCGATCGGATTGCTGCATTCGTTCGCGACGCTGGACGCATCGCCGTGCTCTTACCCGGTGATATCCGCGATCACACCTTCGCTGAAAAGCTGGTCGAAGACGCGGCGAAGGGCCTCGGTGGGCTCGATATCCTCGTGAACAACGCGGGAAAGCAGGTGTGGAACGACGACCTCGAGACTCTCACGGACGATCAGTTCGAATCGACCTTCACGACCAACGTTTTTGCGATGTTCTGGATATCGAAAGCTGCGTTGAAGCATCTGGTTCCGGGGTCAACGATCATCAACACGACGAGTGTGCAGGCGTATAAGCCCGCCGGCATCCTGGTTGACTATGCTTCGACGAAAGCGACGATCAACGCGTTCACGAAGGCGCTTGCCGAGCAACTCGCACCCAAAGGGATTCGCGTGAACGCTGTGGCACCCGGGCCGATTTGGACCCCGCTGCAAGTGACGGACGGCCAGCCGCAGGACAAGATCGAGAATTTTGGCGCCGAAACTGCTCTCGGTCGAATGGGGCAACCCGCGGAGCTCGCACCGGCATATGTCTTCTTGGCATCGGCCGAGTCGAGCTATGTCGTTGGGGAGACGCTCAACGTCAACGGCGGCATGCCGACGCCGTAA
- a CDS encoding multidrug effflux MFS transporter: MSTDTATTPTSPSVTTAAKVSVPVLLVLALLSAIAPFATDLYLPAFPEMVIDLSTTATLVQLTLTAFLLGITLGQLVFGSLSDRFGRMTPLIAGSLLCVAASVVAVFAPTVAVLIVARFVQGLGAAAGMVIGRAIISDVSSGKAAARAFSLMMIVGGVAPVIAPLVGGFLVSPLGWRGILAVVLGLSVLMLASIFVVLKESFPREARAQRRAQIQSGNSPCTELLSRKYIGYTATFGFAFAVMMAYISASPFVYQDMMGMTALQYGLCFGVNALGLVITSAISAHLAATRSVRALLTGGIAALTASTVVFVLIASSGAPAIWLALPLFTAVASLGFVLGNCTSLALAAAPRSAGLGSAFLGALQFGLAAIVSPLVSLGGTMTAMPLAIVMIICAVIASVSLLVARRADKVLS; the protein is encoded by the coding sequence ATGTCCACGGACACCGCCACGACACCCACATCGCCGTCGGTAACGACGGCCGCCAAGGTGAGCGTCCCGGTACTTCTTGTCCTTGCACTGCTCTCGGCGATTGCCCCCTTCGCGACTGACCTCTATCTACCGGCGTTCCCCGAGATGGTCATCGACCTCAGTACGACGGCGACCCTCGTTCAACTCACCCTCACGGCGTTCCTTCTCGGTATCACGCTCGGCCAGCTCGTCTTCGGCTCCCTCTCCGATCGATTTGGTCGAATGACTCCGCTGATCGCTGGATCATTGCTCTGTGTCGCGGCATCCGTCGTGGCCGTCTTCGCGCCGACAGTCGCGGTACTCATCGTGGCTCGGTTCGTTCAGGGTCTCGGCGCTGCAGCGGGAATGGTGATCGGTCGCGCCATCATCTCTGACGTGTCATCGGGCAAAGCCGCCGCACGCGCCTTCAGCCTCATGATGATCGTCGGTGGCGTCGCGCCCGTCATAGCTCCGCTGGTGGGCGGGTTCCTCGTCAGTCCGCTGGGGTGGCGCGGGATCCTCGCGGTTGTTCTCGGCCTCTCGGTCCTCATGCTCGCCTCGATCTTCGTGGTGCTCAAGGAGTCGTTCCCCCGCGAAGCGCGTGCCCAGCGCCGTGCACAGATCCAGTCGGGAAACTCACCCTGCACCGAACTACTCTCCAGGAAATACATCGGTTACACGGCCACTTTCGGCTTCGCATTTGCCGTCATGATGGCTTATATCTCGGCATCCCCCTTCGTCTACCAAGACATGATGGGCATGACTGCCCTGCAATACGGGCTCTGCTTCGGCGTCAATGCACTCGGCCTCGTCATCACAAGCGCGATCTCAGCGCACCTCGCCGCTACTCGATCGGTGCGAGCCCTGCTCACAGGCGGCATCGCGGCCCTCACCGCATCGACCGTCGTGTTCGTACTGATCGCCTCGAGCGGTGCACCCGCCATCTGGCTCGCTCTTCCGTTGTTCACGGCAGTTGCGAGTCTTGGTTTCGTACTCGGAAACTGCACGTCTCTCGCCCTCGCGGCCGCCCCCCGCTCTGCAGGGCTCGGATCAGCGTTCCTCGGAGCCCTGCAGTTCGGCTTGGCCGCTATCGTTTCGCCGCTCGTAAGCCTCGGCGGCACGATGACGGCGATGCCGCTTGCGATCGTCATGATCATCTGCGCCGTGATTGCGAGCGTTTCACTCCTCGTTGCCCGGCGCGCTGACAAGGTCTTGTCATAG
- a CDS encoding MarR family winged helix-turn-helix transcriptional regulator, with the protein MASNDDDLAELAETILRIGREIEPRGSHVPGVVSLTGTEITALRWIQRHPHGTPSAIAEGTGLRRSNLSVALRGLESHGLVVRRHDDEDSRLVRIELTDLAHETSAKIREYLAQRMRAALAGSNEDLGAAKRFIERVAEGL; encoded by the coding sequence GTGGCCTCAAACGATGATGATCTTGCGGAGCTCGCTGAGACGATTCTGCGGATCGGTCGCGAGATCGAACCGCGAGGTTCGCACGTGCCGGGAGTCGTCTCGTTGACCGGTACCGAAATCACGGCGCTGCGGTGGATCCAACGGCATCCGCATGGCACGCCGAGTGCTATCGCTGAAGGGACCGGGCTCCGACGCAGCAACCTCAGCGTTGCGCTCCGAGGACTCGAGTCGCACGGTCTCGTCGTCCGTCGACACGATGACGAAGATTCGCGGCTCGTGCGTATCGAGCTCACCGACCTCGCTCACGAGACGAGCGCGAAGATTCGCGAATACTTGGCGCAGCGCATGCGAGCGGCCCTTGCTGGGAGTAATGAAGATCTTGGTGCGGCAAAACGCTTTATCGAGCGGGTTGCCGAAGGTTTATAG
- a CDS encoding xylulokinase — protein MTETTNVVKDAVAAGRTSLGIELGSTRIKACLVLTDDPTQVVATGSHEWENQFVDRTWTYSLEDVWSGVQAAYAALSDSIRKRYGLAVASFDAIGVSAMMHGYLAFDAEDHLLTPFRTWRNTRTGPAATELTDLFGVNIPLRWSIAHLHQAVLDEEEHVGEVRTLTTLAGYVHWRLTGQKVLGVGDASGVFPIDPVTKNYDAKLRESYDSLVADRHPGFRLAEVLPSVLAAGAQAGSLTSEGAALLDTSGTLRAGIPFCPPEGDAGTGMVATCAVAPRTGNVSAGTSIFSMVVLERSLSRVHEELDVVTTPAGDPVAMVHCNNGASELSAWVRLFSDFATAAGQPIDGDAVFETLFTQALAGESDAGGLLAYNHLSGEPIAGLSEGRPLVVRTPDSTLSLPNFMRAQIYGVFATLALGMRVLAEEGVKIDAMYAHGGLFKTAGVAQRVLAGAIDAPVAVAETAGEGGAWGIAVLAAYTVKADGRDLGAYLSDAVFGDSAFAVVEPSADDVAGFARYLERYRAGLAAERAAVDALA, from the coding sequence ATGACCGAGACGACGAATGTTGTGAAGGACGCCGTCGCGGCCGGGCGCACATCGCTCGGAATCGAACTCGGCTCGACGCGAATCAAAGCGTGTCTCGTGCTCACCGATGACCCCACGCAGGTGGTGGCGACAGGCAGCCACGAGTGGGAGAACCAGTTCGTCGATCGCACCTGGACGTACTCGCTCGAAGACGTGTGGAGCGGCGTGCAGGCGGCCTACGCGGCACTGAGCGACAGCATCCGGAAACGTTACGGGCTGGCTGTTGCGTCGTTCGACGCGATCGGCGTCTCGGCGATGATGCACGGATATCTCGCGTTCGATGCCGAAGATCACCTTCTCACCCCGTTCCGCACGTGGCGGAACACCCGTACGGGGCCCGCAGCAACTGAGCTGACCGACCTGTTTGGTGTCAACATTCCGCTGCGCTGGTCGATTGCGCATCTCCACCAGGCTGTGCTCGACGAAGAAGAGCACGTCGGCGAGGTGCGAACCCTCACGACCCTTGCGGGATACGTGCACTGGCGGCTGACAGGCCAGAAGGTTCTCGGCGTGGGTGATGCGTCAGGCGTGTTCCCGATCGATCCGGTGACAAAGAACTACGACGCCAAACTTCGGGAAAGCTACGACAGCCTCGTCGCTGACCGTCACCCCGGGTTCCGGCTCGCCGAGGTGCTACCGAGTGTTCTCGCGGCGGGGGCGCAGGCGGGAAGCCTGACAAGCGAAGGCGCGGCGCTACTCGACACCTCGGGAACTCTTCGTGCGGGCATTCCGTTCTGCCCGCCCGAGGGTGACGCTGGCACCGGGATGGTTGCGACGTGCGCGGTGGCTCCTCGAACCGGAAACGTCAGTGCCGGCACGAGCATTTTTTCGATGGTCGTTTTGGAACGTTCGCTCAGCCGCGTGCATGAAGAGCTCGACGTTGTGACAACGCCCGCGGGTGACCCCGTCGCGATGGTGCACTGTAACAACGGCGCGAGCGAATTGTCGGCGTGGGTGCGTTTGTTCTCCGACTTCGCAACAGCAGCGGGTCAGCCGATCGATGGGGATGCCGTTTTTGAAACGCTGTTCACGCAGGCGCTCGCAGGTGAGAGTGACGCCGGCGGATTGCTCGCGTACAACCACCTCTCGGGTGAGCCGATTGCCGGACTCAGCGAGGGTCGACCGCTGGTCGTGCGGACGCCCGACAGCACGCTCTCTCTGCCGAACTTCATGCGCGCTCAGATTTACGGAGTCTTTGCCACGCTCGCGCTGGGTATGCGTGTGCTTGCCGAAGAAGGAGTGAAGATCGATGCGATGTATGCGCACGGCGGTCTCTTCAAGACGGCGGGTGTCGCTCAGCGTGTCCTTGCGGGCGCCATCGATGCGCCGGTCGCGGTGGCAGAGACAGCGGGCGAGGGTGGAGCATGGGGCATCGCAGTTCTTGCCGCGTACACGGTGAAGGCTGACGGTCGTGATCTCGGTGCGTACCTGTCCGACGCAGTGTTCGGCGACTCGGCATTCGCTGTTGTCGAGCCGAGTGCAGACGACGTCGCGGGCTTTGCTCGTTACCTCGAGCGTTATCGCGCTGGGCTTGCTGCCGAGCGCGCGGCGGTGGATGCGCTCGCGTGA
- a CDS encoding LacI family DNA-binding transcriptional regulator: MSGDSEPEGLLPARQKVGVREVAAAAGVSAQTVSRVLNEHPSIRDETRQRVLGAMATLNYRVNNAARALGTRESRTLGIVASDTALFGPAVGIAAVEAAARTAGRWVATTYADATEEASVDDAVDHLLGQGVDGIVLVALRAGTRQLLEKRAAGIPIVELHGGDGQRVQRDAAVLAVEHLVSLGHRRIARLGGPESWLEESARAAGFTDALSSHGLECVREWRGNWSAADGAACAAEVAAAVRRSGGPTAIVVANDQMALGLTTGLREAGVRVPEDLSIVGFDDNPDAAYYRPALTTIRVDVVAEGGRCVADVLGLSALASAQSPVLIERDSTARPARS; encoded by the coding sequence GTGAGCGGCGATAGCGAACCCGAGGGTTTGCTGCCGGCGCGTCAGAAGGTGGGCGTGCGCGAGGTCGCAGCGGCGGCGGGAGTGTCGGCGCAAACTGTCTCTCGGGTACTGAATGAGCATCCGAGCATTCGCGACGAGACTCGTCAGCGTGTGCTGGGGGCGATGGCCACTCTCAACTACCGAGTAAACAACGCGGCCCGCGCTCTCGGAACTCGCGAATCACGAACCCTCGGGATCGTGGCATCCGATACGGCGCTTTTCGGTCCGGCGGTCGGTATTGCCGCCGTGGAAGCGGCCGCGCGCACCGCGGGTCGTTGGGTCGCGACGACCTATGCCGACGCAACCGAAGAGGCCTCGGTCGATGACGCGGTCGATCACCTTCTGGGTCAGGGCGTCGACGGGATCGTCCTCGTCGCGCTTCGCGCCGGGACCCGTCAGCTGCTCGAGAAACGTGCGGCGGGAATCCCTATCGTCGAACTTCACGGGGGCGACGGTCAGCGTGTGCAGCGGGATGCTGCGGTGCTCGCCGTGGAACATCTTGTGTCGCTTGGGCACCGCCGCATCGCTCGCCTCGGGGGCCCGGAAAGCTGGCTCGAAGAGTCGGCGCGAGCGGCCGGTTTCACCGATGCGCTTTCGTCTCACGGGCTTGAGTGCGTGCGCGAATGGCGCGGCAACTGGTCTGCAGCAGACGGAGCCGCCTGCGCTGCTGAGGTGGCGGCCGCTGTGCGTCGTTCCGGCGGGCCGACAGCCATCGTCGTGGCAAATGATCAAATGGCGCTCGGACTGACGACTGGGCTGCGAGAAGCGGGCGTTCGTGTGCCCGAAGACCTCAGCATCGTCGGTTTCGACGACAACCCGGATGCTGCCTACTACCGGCCAGCGTTGACCACGATTCGCGTGGATGTCGTAGCGGAGGGTGGTCGGTGTGTCGCTGATGTTTTAGGACTCTCCGCCCTGGCGTCCGCTCAAAGTCCCGTGTTGATCGAACGCGATTCGACGGCGCGCCCCGCCCGGTCGTGA
- the araA gene encoding L-arabinose isomerase — translation MSRTPLSTSLDGYEIWFVTGSQNLYGEETLRQVAAQSQAVAAGLGGLPVKVVWQPVLKDADSIRRLALDVNARDNVIGVIAWMHTFSPAKMWISGLDALRKPLLHLHTQANVELPWSEIDFDFMNLNQAAHGDREFGYIQSRLGIARKTVVGHVSNPAVLQQVEDWQRASAGWAASRSLKLARFGDNMRYVAVTEGDKTEAELRFGVQVNTWGVNELADAVAQAESADIDALVAEYAELYDVQPELLPGGERHQSLRDGAAIELGLRSFLEEGGFGAFTTSFEDLGSLKQLPGLAVQRLMAEGYGFGAEGDWKTAILVRIANVMGSGLPGGASLMEDYTYDLVPGAERILGAHMLEVAPSLSSQKAKLEIHPLGIGGKEDPVRLVFTADPGPALVVAMSDMRDRFRLVANVVENVESPDLPKLPVGRAVWQPEPNFATSAACWLAAGAAHHTVMTTAVGIDVFRDFAEIAKTELVVIDNETTVRGFQQELRWNAAYYRLAQGI, via the coding sequence ATGAGCCGCACTCCGCTTTCCACATCCCTTGACGGCTACGAGATCTGGTTTGTCACCGGCAGCCAGAATCTGTACGGCGAAGAGACGCTTCGACAGGTAGCCGCGCAGTCTCAGGCTGTCGCGGCCGGCCTCGGCGGTCTTCCGGTGAAGGTCGTGTGGCAGCCCGTTCTGAAGGATGCCGACAGCATCCGTCGCCTTGCCCTCGATGTGAACGCTCGCGATAATGTCATCGGTGTCATCGCGTGGATGCACACGTTCAGCCCCGCGAAGATGTGGATCTCGGGCCTTGATGCGCTTCGTAAGCCCCTTTTGCACTTGCACACACAGGCGAATGTCGAGCTGCCGTGGAGCGAGATCGACTTCGACTTCATGAACCTCAACCAGGCCGCTCACGGTGACCGTGAGTTCGGCTACATCCAGTCACGCCTGGGCATTGCACGGAAGACTGTTGTCGGGCACGTCTCGAACCCCGCCGTGCTGCAGCAGGTTGAAGACTGGCAGCGCGCGAGTGCGGGGTGGGCCGCGTCACGCAGCCTCAAGCTCGCACGTTTCGGCGACAACATGCGTTACGTCGCAGTGACCGAGGGGGACAAGACCGAGGCCGAGCTGCGGTTTGGCGTACAGGTCAACACGTGGGGCGTCAACGAGCTCGCGGATGCCGTAGCTCAGGCAGAATCCGCTGACATCGACGCTCTTGTCGCAGAATATGCCGAGCTCTACGACGTGCAGCCTGAGTTGTTGCCGGGCGGCGAGCGTCACCAGTCGCTGCGCGACGGTGCCGCGATCGAGCTGGGCCTGCGTTCGTTCCTCGAAGAGGGCGGCTTCGGCGCCTTCACGACGTCGTTCGAAGACCTGGGCTCGCTCAAGCAGCTGCCGGGTCTCGCCGTGCAGCGCCTCATGGCAGAGGGCTACGGTTTCGGCGCCGAGGGTGACTGGAAGACGGCCATTCTCGTGCGCATTGCGAACGTGATGGGTTCGGGCCTTCCCGGAGGTGCGAGCCTCATGGAGGACTACACCTACGATCTCGTTCCCGGAGCCGAGAGAATCCTCGGCGCTCACATGCTCGAAGTGGCCCCTTCGCTTTCGAGCCAGAAGGCCAAACTTGAAATTCACCCGCTCGGTATCGGTGGAAAAGAAGACCCGGTGCGCCTTGTCTTCACAGCTGACCCGGGCCCGGCGCTCGTTGTCGCCATGAGTGACATGCGCGACCGGTTCCGTCTCGTCGCCAATGTTGTCGAAAACGTCGAATCGCCCGATCTGCCGAAGCTTCCCGTCGGTCGCGCTGTGTGGCAGCCCGAGCCCAACTTCGCAACGAGCGCCGCGTGCTGGCTTGCAGCCGGCGCCGCACACCACACGGTGATGACCACCGCCGTTGGTATCGACGTGTTCCGTGACTTCGCCGAGATTGCCAAGACCGAGCTCGTCGTTATCGACAACGAAACGACGGTACGTGGTTTTCAGCAGGAACTGCGCTGGAACGCTGCCTACTACCGTCTCGCGCAGGGGATCTAA
- a CDS encoding aldose 1-epimerase family protein, whose amino-acid sequence MARTPRSGTQHVLRAGDYEAAISSVGASLRSLTVDGRDLVVPFDADEVRPGYRGATLAPWPNRIVDGQYSFGGVDYQVPLTEPSRSHALHGLASWLDFEPIDKSTNHVVLVGIIEPQDGFPWRVRVATEFTLDASGLRQRVVATNLDTVAVPWGTGPHPYLVAGSGALDTWTLQLPASQVLEVTEPRLSPVDLAPVEVDAERFDFRVARQIGTAEIDHAFTELSRDEAGVASVVVTDPSGSGVQMTWDAACPWVQVHTADLPGGRANPRNRLGLAVEPMTCAPDAFNAASYNYDAGLVVVRPGESHEASWLISAR is encoded by the coding sequence ATGGCGCGAACGCCACGTTCCGGCACCCAGCACGTGCTGCGTGCGGGCGACTACGAAGCTGCGATTTCAAGTGTTGGGGCGTCACTTCGGAGCCTCACCGTCGACGGTCGCGATCTTGTTGTGCCGTTCGATGCCGACGAGGTGCGGCCCGGGTATCGCGGAGCAACGCTTGCGCCGTGGCCCAACCGCATCGTCGACGGTCAGTACTCGTTCGGCGGCGTCGACTATCAAGTGCCGTTGACCGAGCCATCGCGGTCGCACGCGTTGCACGGACTTGCGTCGTGGCTCGATTTCGAGCCCATCGACAAGAGCACCAATCACGTCGTGCTAGTGGGCATCATCGAGCCGCAGGATGGCTTCCCATGGCGCGTGCGGGTTGCGACAGAGTTCACACTGGATGCCTCGGGTCTTAGGCAACGCGTCGTCGCAACGAACCTCGACACCGTGGCCGTGCCGTGGGGCACTGGTCCGCACCCGTACCTCGTTGCGGGCTCTGGCGCCCTCGACACCTGGACGCTGCAGTTGCCAGCGTCACAGGTGCTCGAGGTGACTGAGCCGCGGTTGAGCCCGGTGGATCTGGCTCCCGTCGAGGTCGACGCCGAAAGGTTCGACTTCCGGGTTGCCCGCCAGATCGGTACCGCCGAGATCGACCACGCTTTCACTGAACTTTCGCGCGATGAGGCGGGTGTGGCATCCGTCGTCGTCACCGATCCTTCTGGCTCGGGAGTGCAGATGACGTGGGATGCCGCATGCCCCTGGGTTCAAGTGCACACGGCCGATCTTCCCGGAGGACGCGCGAACCCTCGCAACCGGCTCGGGCTCGCGGTCGAACCGATGACGTGCGCGCCTGACGCATTCAACGCGGCTTCGTATAACTACGATGCCGGGCTCGTTGTCGTGCGGCCCGGTGAGAGCCACGAGGCATCCTGGCTCATTTCTGCCCGCTAG
- a CDS encoding DUF4383 domain-containing protein, whose protein sequence is MSSSPNRLIATLFGAVYIVVGLLGFAVTGGVDFFATEGGMLLGIFEVNPLHNVAHLLIGAALLIAGLSSARAAKTTNVVIGAAYLLLGIVGFFLVGTAFNVLALNTFDHFLHLASALLLIAVGLSADRQIRSASVA, encoded by the coding sequence ATGAGTTCATCACCTAACCGCTTGATCGCGACGCTCTTTGGCGCCGTCTACATCGTCGTCGGCTTGCTTGGTTTCGCTGTCACGGGAGGCGTCGACTTCTTCGCCACTGAGGGCGGCATGCTCCTCGGAATCTTCGAGGTAAACCCCCTGCACAACGTCGCGCACCTCTTGATCGGCGCCGCACTTTTGATTGCGGGCCTCTCATCGGCGAGAGCCGCCAAGACGACCAACGTCGTCATCGGCGCGGCGTACCTGCTCTTGGGAATCGTCGGATTCTTCCTCGTCGGCACAGCATTCAATGTGCTGGCACTCAACACGTTCGACCATTTCTTGCACCTCGCGAGCGCACTGTTGCTCATCGCGGTGGGCCTGAGCGCTGACCGACAGATTCGCAGCGCATCGGTCGCGTAA
- a CDS encoding DUF1905 domain-containing protein has translation MKESRACETAISLVEISVCAVQLLARRFEVKVLNFGNNAGIDIPESVIKEIDGDKRPAAVFTVNGRTYRTTVGVMKGHYLLPLSKREAGVLAVTGAKSDATRVRRVESIVEALQSPMK, from the coding sequence TTGAAGGAAAGCAGGGCTTGCGAAACCGCGATCTCATTGGTAGAGATTTCTGTTTGCGCGGTGCAACTATTGGCCAGGCGCTTTGAAGTGAAGGTGTTGAACTTTGGCAACAACGCCGGGATTGACATTCCCGAATCGGTGATCAAAGAGATCGACGGTGACAAGCGTCCAGCCGCTGTATTCACAGTGAACGGTCGAACATATCGCACCACCGTCGGGGTGATGAAGGGGCATTATCTATTGCCGCTGAGTAAGCGCGAAGCAGGCGTGCTCGCGGTGACGGGTGCGAAATCAGACGCGACTCGTGTTCGCCGTGTGGAGTCCATCGTTGAGGCCTTGCAATCGCCCATGAAATGA
- a CDS encoding asparagine synthase translates to MANGARDESEKRPKLAEVVEEGLYIAAAATRLLLKNRILVEVIAGGEDYEIEHFKPQARETLIALAVEAETDADRTHREKKLASRRFSDSDGTHDYRSRDVRNLRRRRRQSLKIAKALRERADDDAELAELVEAAREAAWAEVSRNIDSTLRIEAARPDLEPDYDKMRAARMQSLRLVDLPRLSARKRHVESARRSGAGEES, encoded by the coding sequence GTGGCAAACGGTGCACGTGATGAATCTGAAAAGCGACCCAAGCTTGCGGAGGTCGTCGAAGAGGGCCTCTATATTGCCGCTGCGGCGACGCGCCTTTTGCTGAAGAATCGCATCCTGGTCGAGGTCATCGCTGGTGGCGAGGACTACGAAATCGAGCATTTCAAGCCTCAAGCACGCGAAACGCTCATTGCTCTTGCCGTCGAAGCCGAGACGGATGCCGATCGCACCCACCGTGAGAAGAAGCTCGCTAGCCGACGGTTCAGCGACAGTGACGGCACTCACGACTATCGCAGCCGGGATGTGCGAAACCTTCGCCGACGTCGACGTCAGTCGCTCAAGATCGCCAAAGCGTTGCGTGAGCGTGCCGATGATGATGCCGAGCTTGCCGAACTCGTGGAGGCTGCACGCGAGGCGGCATGGGCCGAAGTCTCGCGAAATATCGACAGCACGCTTCGTATTGAAGCTGCGCGTCCTGATCTTGAACCTGACTACGACAAGATGCGTGCGGCGCGAATGCAGAGCCTGCGTCTCGTTGACCTGCCGAGGTTGTCTGCCCGCAAGCGCCACGTCGAATCGGCTCGACGATCAGGAGCCGGCGAGGAAAGCTAG
- a CDS encoding Rieske (2Fe-2S) protein, with translation MSDGTGDAAARGIVVAHVGEIEDGTGLKVSREQSGTLDDIAVFNDGENYFALDNTCTHEKTDLADGWVEDGCVECPLHGAKFRLSDGDVLTPPAPTGVAAHTIRVDGDDIVLIPNPARLA, from the coding sequence ATGAGCGACGGCACTGGGGATGCGGCGGCGAGAGGGATTGTCGTTGCGCACGTGGGTGAAATCGAAGACGGCACGGGCCTGAAAGTCTCGCGTGAGCAGTCGGGGACTCTCGACGACATCGCGGTTTTCAATGATGGCGAAAACTATTTCGCTCTCGACAACACGTGCACCCACGAGAAAACAGATCTCGCCGATGGCTGGGTCGAAGACGGGTGCGTTGAGTGCCCGTTGCATGGTGCGAAGTTTCGCCTGAGCGACGGTGACGTGCTGACTCCGCCCGCGCCGACGGGCGTTGCTGCGCATACGATCCGGGTAGATGGCGACGACATTGTGCTCATTCCAAACCCTGCACGCTTGGCGTGA
- a CDS encoding FAD-dependent oxidoreductase has translation MSIREPAEILIVGGGITGVTAAVSLRDEGYRGGITIVEASTDCTDHPPLSKRVLVSGVAQGDLALLPRERADALNVNIIAGVEARAIDAAAHTVSLSDGRLLSAEAIVVAVGSEPNQLEGYSAHPRVMTLRDYDDALAIRKHGGAGSTVVVVGGGFIGAEVAASLHECGAHVVIVEPHEIPGAHLLGQTLARWLHAMHTEHGVDVRRTRVSAIDGGAFAGDDRMRVALVDGSSIEADLVVVGVGVSARVIAGAERLVPPTGLLISPSHHWDAARLDGIDAAALLLGNSPAVRGAPWYWSDRYGHHIEVVGDLVGNGSSGAPFDVVRPGNAVFRVDGDVLLGAASIDDPMTVRAARRMIDRRVQVDREALADPSLSLRRMLRA, from the coding sequence GTGAGCATTCGAGAACCCGCTGAGATCCTTATCGTCGGCGGTGGCATCACCGGTGTCACGGCAGCGGTGAGTCTTCGCGACGAAGGCTATCGCGGCGGGATAACCATCGTGGAGGCGTCGACGGACTGTACCGATCATCCGCCGCTGTCTAAGCGCGTGCTGGTTTCGGGGGTCGCGCAAGGCGACCTGGCTCTTTTGCCGCGCGAGCGTGCAGACGCGCTGAACGTGAACATCATCGCAGGCGTTGAAGCGCGAGCCATTGACGCTGCCGCGCACACAGTGTCACTTTCGGATGGACGCCTTCTGAGTGCAGAAGCGATCGTTGTGGCGGTTGGTTCCGAGCCGAATCAGCTCGAGGGATACAGCGCGCACCCCAGAGTGATGACTCTGCGCGATTACGACGATGCCCTGGCGATTCGGAAGCACGGGGGCGCTGGCAGCACCGTCGTGGTTGTGGGCGGAGGCTTCATCGGCGCCGAGGTTGCTGCGTCACTCCACGAATGTGGAGCGCACGTCGTCATTGTCGAGCCGCACGAGATTCCGGGGGCGCACCTGCTGGGGCAAACCCTCGCCAGGTGGCTGCATGCGATGCACACTGAGCATGGAGTTGACGTACGCCGAACTCGCGTCAGTGCTATCGACGGTGGTGCTTTCGCAGGTGATGACCGGATGCGTGTTGCTCTGGTGGATGGCAGCAGCATCGAGGCCGATCTTGTCGTGGTGGGGGTCGGAGTATCAGCGCGGGTGATCGCTGGAGCCGAGCGACTTGTGCCGCCGACGGGACTCTTGATCAGCCCCTCCCACCACTGGGACGCGGCGCGGCTCGACGGAATCGACGCCGCCGCTCTTCTGCTCGGCAACTCTCCGGCGGTGCGCGGCGCGCCCTGGTACTGGAGCGACCGCTACGGCCACCACATCGAAGTCGTTGGTGATCTCGTCGGTAATGGGTCGAGCGGCGCCCCATTCGACGTGGTGCGCCCGGGAAACGCCGTTTTTCGGGTGGACGGCGACGTGTTGCTGGGGGCAGCGTCGATCGATGACCCCATGACTGTGCGCGCCGCGCGTCGCATGATCGATCGGCGTGTTCAGGTTGATCGTGAAGCGCTCGCCGATCCGTCGCTGTCATTGCGGCGGATGCTTCGCGCGTGA